Genomic DNA from Paenibacillus sp. MBLB1832:
GAAAATTCGCTCCTGCGGAAAATGCCGCAGGAGCCCTTCGTATACGCGCAAGTACGCATCCCGACTGTACCAGTCGGTCAGCTCCAGCGCGTCATAGATGTGGCGCACGCCGATGCGTTCGGTGCGCTTGCCTAATGCGCCATCGCCCATGAAATAATCGTCGATGCACACCCGATCCACAATCCCCGCCAGCCGCTCGGCGAATCCGTCCGAGCACGGCAGGGCTGGCGCGATCGTGGCCTGCACCGGAATCCCGCGAGCGGCAAGCTCGCGGAGAGCTTCCAGCCGCGCCGCGATCGGCGGCGCGGACGGGGTGAACGCGCGGCGGATCTCCTCGCGATCCGTCTCTACTGTCATGCTGACTCGCACACGCTCGCCGAGCAGCTGGAGCAGATCCGCATCCCGCGTCACGAGCGGGCTGCGGGTTTGCAGGAACAAGAAGTCCGGCGGCTCCGCGGACATCACCTCGAGGAGCGCGCGCGTGAGCCGCTCCTTGAACTCGATCGGCTGATACGGGTCCGTCGCCGATGACATGAAGATCGTAACGGGCCCTTTGGCCTTGGCCCTCGTAAGCTCCTTGGCGAGAAGCGCAGGCGCGTTCTCCTTCACGTCGACCCAACAGCCCCACGCTTCGCCGCGGAACAGGGCCACCGGCATCTGCCGCACGTAGCAGTAGGAGCAGGCGAAAGCGCAGCCCGTATACGGGTTGAACGTATGCGAATAGCCTTCGAGGAAGCCGCTCGCCTTGGTGAGCAACGACTTCGCTTGTTTCTTGGTCACTTGGCTTGGCATGTGGGGCCTCCAGGTATTATTAATCCCATTACATGTTACCTTCACTCTGCAGCTTCTTTTTATGGCACACAGGGCACTGAATCTCATTCAGCCCCATCATGTCCACCCAAATCCATCGTTGTTCGTTCGATTAGACATATTTTAAATTACTCTTGCATATGTTTCTCGTCCATTCATGATAGTCCT
This window encodes:
- a CDS encoding SPL family radical SAM protein, which gives rise to MPSQVTKKQAKSLLTKASGFLEGYSHTFNPYTGCAFACSYCYVRQMPVALFRGEAWGCWVDVKENAPALLAKELTRAKAKGPVTIFMSSATDPYQPIEFKERLTRALLEVMSAEPPDFLFLQTRSPLVTRDADLLQLLGERVRVSMTVETDREEIRRAFTPSAPPIAARLEALRELAARGIPVQATIAPALPCSDGFAERLAGIVDRVCIDDYFMGDGALGKRTERIGVRHIYDALELTDWYSRDAYLRVYEGLLRHFPQERIFISQAGFLP